From a single Ignavibacteria bacterium genomic region:
- a CDS encoding SpoIIE family protein phosphatase, whose protein sequence is MIKKILFIPVILFSLIITSCGGEQPVFQKLKIVVTVDESIKNDQVYISGDAKYLGEWDAGKVKLDRLNDTQWVKTFNVVKGEKIRFKFTAGDWWREATDKSGLPFQDYPLVPQGDTTINIKLNGWLNDFSGDTLKLSESRFFPGKRSVDLNFSGKYNPVDNPKWALPGVDDRTWKRANSMLLPDSSETREWKGTGWFRFNFIIDSTLYGKTLGLSLFQLGRSDVYYNGRLIHPVNSASKADSRSETWLMTEIKELQLDWQREHLIAVRYENHDQEELTNLNFDAGFIIKLFPIEETINKLLTDAKRYTFNQTFFSMVPFILFILHFFLYVFYPGQRQNLFYSLSLLGLAGVTWFGYEKQVVTDPSLVIFYYRLNSIAVPFAVLFGLFSSWSICRVKFPRRWIVYVAGFICLAIWAYLRPVGNISTANYIFFGISMADLGYSILKSDIKTSRKGGWISFAGFAILVFFVGYQILLDYGFVETRFFGSNQVYVFGVLGLIAAMSLYLSYNFAYVNKDLKIQLENVKSLSEKALEQERIAAGLELERRLIEAENARQSKELESARELQLSLLPKKIPEVPGLEIAVYLQTATEVGGDYYDFFPQEDGSLTIAVGDATGHGLKAGNMVIATKGLLNVLSGKASLLEILKRANIAIKNMNLKMLTMCLSLVNIRDGKIIYTSAGMPPILIFRKETGTVENRIIKAMPLGAVLDFPYSMEEIEFQSGDVLVIMSDGLMELFNGKDELWGIESIQPVLCNSGTENAEQILGAILRSAEKWRGETALKDDLTLVVVKQKE, encoded by the coding sequence ATGATAAAAAAAATTCTCTTTATTCCGGTAATTCTCTTTTCTCTTATAATCACTTCCTGTGGTGGAGAACAACCGGTTTTTCAAAAGCTAAAAATTGTTGTAACGGTTGATGAATCGATTAAAAATGATCAGGTGTATATTTCAGGGGATGCAAAGTATCTGGGTGAATGGGATGCCGGAAAAGTGAAGCTGGACAGACTGAACGACACTCAGTGGGTGAAGACTTTCAATGTTGTAAAGGGTGAGAAAATCCGGTTCAAGTTTACGGCGGGTGACTGGTGGAGGGAGGCAACAGACAAATCCGGATTGCCATTTCAGGATTACCCGCTGGTTCCTCAGGGAGATACAACGATCAATATAAAACTAAATGGCTGGTTGAATGATTTCTCGGGTGATACTCTGAAACTTTCGGAATCAAGATTTTTTCCGGGGAAAAGGTCGGTTGATCTCAATTTTAGTGGAAAATACAATCCGGTTGACAACCCAAAATGGGCTCTTCCCGGAGTGGATGACAGAACCTGGAAGAGAGCCAATTCAATGCTTCTGCCAGACAGCTCTGAAACGAGAGAATGGAAGGGAACGGGGTGGTTCAGATTTAATTTCATAATCGACTCCACACTTTATGGAAAAACTTTGGGTCTCTCTTTGTTTCAGCTTGGGAGGAGCGATGTTTACTATAATGGAAGGTTGATTCATCCTGTCAACTCGGCGTCAAAAGCTGACAGCAGAAGCGAAACATGGTTGATGACTGAGATTAAGGAGCTGCAACTCGACTGGCAAAGGGAGCACCTGATTGCAGTCCGTTATGAGAATCATGATCAGGAGGAACTCACAAATCTGAATTTTGATGCAGGGTTCATCATAAAGTTGTTCCCGATCGAAGAGACTATAAACAAACTCCTCACCGATGCAAAAAGATACACTTTCAATCAGACTTTCTTTTCGATGGTTCCTTTTATTCTGTTTATTCTTCACTTCTTTCTCTATGTTTTTTACCCGGGGCAGAGACAAAATTTATTTTATTCACTAAGCCTTCTCGGACTTGCGGGAGTCACATGGTTCGGATATGAGAAGCAGGTAGTTACCGACCCCTCTTTGGTGATATTCTATTACCGTTTGAATTCGATCGCAGTACCATTTGCAGTTCTTTTTGGGCTTTTTTCATCATGGAGCATTTGCAGAGTAAAGTTTCCCCGTCGTTGGATTGTCTATGTCGCTGGTTTTATTTGTCTTGCAATCTGGGCATATCTCAGACCTGTTGGGAACATTTCCACGGCAAACTATATATTTTTCGGCATCTCCATGGCAGACCTTGGTTATTCCATACTTAAAAGTGACATAAAAACTTCCCGAAAGGGGGGATGGATATCGTTTGCGGGATTTGCCATCCTGGTATTTTTTGTCGGATACCAGATTCTGCTCGACTACGGCTTTGTCGAGACCCGCTTCTTCGGATCGAACCAGGTTTATGTTTTTGGTGTGCTTGGACTGATCGCTGCCATGTCGCTGTATCTTTCCTACAATTTTGCCTATGTCAACAAAGATCTGAAAATTCAACTGGAAAATGTAAAATCCCTCTCGGAAAAAGCACTCGAACAGGAAAGAATTGCTGCCGGACTGGAGCTTGAGAGACGATTAATCGAGGCTGAAAACGCACGACAGAGCAAGGAACTGGAATCTGCGAGAGAACTTCAGCTATCACTGCTGCCGAAAAAGATACCGGAAGTTCCGGGTCTTGAAATTGCGGTATACCTCCAGACAGCAACTGAAGTGGGGGGCGATTACTATGATTTCTTTCCGCAGGAAGACGGATCACTTACAATCGCGGTCGGTGATGCTACCGGGCACGGACTTAAAGCCGGAAACATGGTAATTGCAACAAAAGGTCTTTTGAATGTGCTCTCCGGGAAAGCATCTCTTTTGGAAATCTTAAAAAGAGCCAACATCGCCATCAAGAACATGAATCTGAAGATGCTGACGATGTGTCTGTCACTTGTTAATATAAGAGATGGAAAAATCATCTACACATCCGCGGGGATGCCGCCAATTCTGATTTTCAGGAAAGAAACGGGAACCGTGGAAAACCGCATAATCAAGGCGATGCCACTGGGTGCTGTTTTGGACTTCCCTTATTCGATGGAAGAAATTGAGTTCCAGAGTGGTGATGTGCTGGTTATTATGAGTGACGGATTGATGGAATTGTTCAACGGAAAAGACGAATTGTGGGGAATAGAGTCAATCCAACCTGTTCTGTGTAATTCCGGGACAGAGAACGCAGAACAAATTCTTGGCGCAATTCTTAGATCCGCAGAAAAGTGGAGGGGAGAAACCGCACTCAAAGATGATCTTACATTAGTGGTTGTAAAACAGAAAGAATGA